From Ferrimicrobium acidiphilum DSM 19497, the proteins below share one genomic window:
- the treS gene encoding maltose alpha-D-glucosyltransferase: MLDPSRRTLALNDERTWFQRAVFYEVYVRGFYDATGDGQGDIRGVTSKLDYLEWLGIDCLWLLPFYASPWKDGGYDVSDYYSVHPAYGSVTDIEELLNQAHLRGIRVIADLVLNHTSDQHPWFAESKMSRDNPKSDWYVWADDDGGYQSAPVIFIDSQSSNWTYCPDREQYYWHRFFNHQPDLNYENPDVQEAMLQVVRYWLGLGFDGFRLDAAAYLFQAEGTCCENLPATHTFLKRIRSVVDAEFPEAVLLAEVNQVPSEVVNYFGNGDECHMCYDFPLMPRLFLSVKTESALPTAEALRQTPDIPAGCQWGIFLRNHDELTLEMVTDQEREFLYSAFASDPISRRNVGIGRRLAPLIDNDRRVAELLHALILSLPGSPILYYGDEILMGDNIYLGDRDSVRTPMQWSPDRNGGFSRADPARLYSSPIIDPVYGYQVVNVESQMNNPSSFLRWTREMLSVRHRESVLGDGEFKLLSVDNDCVLAFARFLARDERVVLCVFNFASKVQPVSVNLSDWISRVPVELLGMTPFPVIEDDGAYRLTLAPYGFLWFELCVA, encoded by the coding sequence GTGCTTGATCCATCGAGGCGCACACTCGCGTTGAATGACGAGCGCACCTGGTTTCAACGTGCAGTCTTCTACGAGGTTTACGTTCGCGGTTTCTATGATGCGACCGGTGATGGTCAGGGCGATATTCGTGGAGTGACCTCCAAACTCGATTATCTTGAGTGGCTCGGCATCGACTGTCTTTGGCTCCTCCCGTTCTACGCGTCTCCGTGGAAGGATGGAGGCTACGACGTCTCTGACTACTACAGTGTCCACCCGGCCTATGGCAGTGTTACAGATATCGAAGAGCTGCTTAATCAGGCACATTTACGAGGCATTCGTGTAATAGCTGATCTCGTGCTCAACCATACCAGCGATCAACACCCTTGGTTCGCAGAGTCAAAGATGTCGCGTGACAATCCGAAGTCAGATTGGTATGTCTGGGCTGATGACGACGGTGGCTACCAGTCGGCTCCAGTGATCTTTATCGACTCCCAGAGTTCGAATTGGACCTATTGCCCCGATCGCGAGCAGTACTACTGGCATCGTTTTTTTAACCATCAACCTGATCTGAACTATGAGAACCCAGATGTCCAGGAGGCGATGCTCCAAGTCGTTCGTTATTGGCTCGGGCTAGGATTCGACGGATTCAGGTTAGATGCCGCTGCCTATCTGTTCCAGGCAGAGGGTACATGCTGTGAGAACCTACCTGCAACGCATACCTTTTTGAAACGGATCCGTTCGGTTGTAGATGCTGAGTTCCCTGAGGCGGTGCTTCTGGCTGAGGTGAACCAAGTACCCTCCGAAGTGGTGAACTACTTCGGCAATGGTGACGAGTGTCACATGTGTTATGACTTTCCGCTGATGCCTCGTCTTTTTCTTAGTGTGAAGACCGAGAGCGCCCTGCCAACCGCTGAGGCGCTGCGGCAGACCCCGGATATTCCAGCTGGATGCCAATGGGGGATTTTTCTGCGTAATCACGATGAGTTGACGCTGGAGATGGTGACCGACCAGGAGCGGGAGTTTCTATACAGTGCCTTCGCAAGTGATCCGATCTCGCGGAGAAACGTCGGTATAGGTCGTCGACTCGCTCCGCTGATCGACAATGATCGGCGAGTGGCCGAACTGTTGCACGCGTTAATTCTCTCGCTTCCAGGATCTCCAATCCTCTACTACGGAGACGAGATACTGATGGGGGATAACATCTATCTCGGCGATCGGGATTCGGTTCGAACCCCGATGCAGTGGTCTCCTGACCGTAACGGAGGATTCTCGCGAGCTGATCCGGCGAGGCTATATTCGAGCCCGATCATCGATCCCGTCTATGGGTATCAGGTGGTAAACGTTGAATCCCAGATGAATAACCCCTCGTCGTTCTTGCGGTGGACTAGGGAGATGCTCTCGGTACGACACCGGGAGTCGGTGCTAGGCGACGGGGAGTTCAAGCTGCTATCGGTGGATAACGATTGCGTGCTTGCGTTCGCTCGCTTTCTTGCACGCGATGAGAGAGTTGTGCTCTGTGTGTTCAACTTTGCCTCTAAGGTGCAGCCTGTGTCGGTCAATTTAAGCGATTGGATCAGTCGAGTACCGGTGGAGCTCCTCGGCATGACTCCTTTTCCTGTCATTGAGGACGATGGGGCGTACCGGTTAACTCTCGCCCCCTACGGCTTCCTCTGGTTTGAGCTGTGTGTCGCTTAG